A stretch of DNA from Spirosoma endbachense:
ACAACGAACGGATGGCACCATTACGCGCTCATACTGGACGATGGGCTATATGATCGAACGGAAATGGTCCTTTGGGAGCATTTTTATTAATTTCGAGAACTTCCTGGATGTCCGGCAATCGCGTTTTGAACCGTTGGTTCATGGTACGCCAACGCAGCCAACATTTGTTACGGATATTTATGCCCCAACCGATGGCCGAATCATCAACGGAGGTATTAAACTGAAATTATAAGCATGGCTCACGATCTCCACGACTCTGCCCATAGTCACGCAGGCCATAACCACGGCCCCACGGTTCTGACATCCGTCAACCGGGCGTTGATTATCGGGGCGGTGCTGAATTCGGTTTATGTAGTGGTTGAATTCGCTATGGGATTCTACTACAATTCACTGGCACTGATTGCTGATGCAGGACATAATCTGAGTGATGTGGCCAGTTTGCTCCTTTCGCTGTTGGCCTTTCGGCTCGCACGTGTTCGGCAAACACCGAGTTTCACCTATGGCTATCGGAAAAGCACAGTATTGGCTTCATTGACCAACGCTGTCATCCTGCTGGTTACGATCGGGGCTATTTTGTGGGAAAGTATCCAGCGTTTCAAGCACCCGGAGCCGGTAGCCGGTGGTCCTGTTGCCTGGGTCGCCGGATTTGGTATCCTCATCAATGCATCCTCGGCGCTGTTGTTCTTCCGCGATAAAGACCACGACCTGAACGTAAAAGGCGCTTATCTGCACCTGGCGGCCGACGCGTTGGTGTCGCTTGGCGTAGTCATAGCTGGTGTTATCATCAGTTATACCGGCTGGGTCTGGCTCGATCCGGCTATCGGGCTGGCCGTCGCTGCCGTCATTCTGGGTTCGACCTGGGGGCTGCTCAATGATAGTTTGCGGCTCTCGCTCGATGGCGTTCCGGCCGATATCGACCTACCCGCTGTGCTGGCCGATCTGCGGACGGTTGCCGGTGTGCGCGATGTACATCACGTCCATGTATGGGCTATGAGTACGACCGAAAATGCGCTTACAGCTCACCTTGTCTTACAACCCGGCCTGTCCGACAGTGCCGAAACGGCTCTCAAAGCTGATGTTCGTCATCGGTTATTACACCGTAATATTGGCCATGCCACGCTCGAAACAGAGGTAACCACAGAGGCTGACTGTGGAGCCGAAGATTGCTGAGATAAATGACTTGATGTACTGGAAAATTCATCCCCTTTTCTGGTGCTGACAAGCCATTTTAGCGACCCGAACACTTCTGGCGATTACCACTAATCAGCCATAAAGCTGAAAATAAGCTCGTTAAGTCGCTTTAGAGATTATAGCAATCCCATGATCATCGATTTCAGCGGATTCACTAATGCAACATTGTTGCATTAGTGAATCCGCTGCTGTATTTTTGTCAAAACAATACAGGAATCATGGGTACAACAGATACATTCGACGTTGTCGTTGTTGGTGGGAGTTATGCTGGTTTGAGCGCGGCTTTACTCCTCGGACGATCGTTAAGGAAAGTGCTTGTCATCGATAGCGGCCAGCCCTGCAATCGGCAGACGCCCCACTCCCATAGCTATCTGACCCGCGACGGTGAGACGCCCGCCCAGATTGCAGCCATCGCCAAAGAGCAACTGCTGCAATATCCAACAGTTTCATTCGTAAATGATCTGGCGACAGTAGCGCGCCCTGAGTCGAGTGGATTTATAGTGGAAACCGCAGCCGGGCATCAGTTCCGATCGCGCAAATTGCTATTGGCAACCGGTATTCACGATATCATGCCAGCAATCGACGGGTTTGCCGAATGTTGGGGACGATCCATTTTGCACTGCCCCTACTGTCACGGCTATGAAGTTCATGGTCAACGACTCGGTATCATCGCCAACGGTGATATTGCCAACAAAATGGTGCGACTCATTCAACACTGGAGTCCTGATTTAACCTTGTTTACAAACGGCCCGGCTACCCTAACGGCTGAGCAATGGCAAACGACACAACAGCTTGGCATACCGGTTATTGAAACCGAAATTGTAGCCGTCGAGCATCAACAAGGTCAGCTAAAAAACCTTCGCTTTCCAGACGGATCGATCCACGAACTGGACGCCATTTTCAGCCCCGTTCCGTTTCGGCAACATAGTGAACTGGCTGCCCAGCTGGGGTGTGATTTCGACGAATCTGGCCTGATTAAGATCGGTGAATTCGGCCAAACCAACATACCAGGTTTGTATGCGGCTGGAGACAACAGCACTCCCTTTCGGCAGGTGTCGATCGCTGCCACGAACGGAGGTAAAGCAGGAGTCTGGATGAACCATGAGTTGATCGATGAAGATCTAGCGCACCGGCTGCATACCAGCGTTTTAAATTAGCCATTCATAGACGTCATCTGATGAATTTTCGTAGCCAGATAGCTGCAATTATCAGTCAAAAGCGATAAGTACA
This window harbors:
- a CDS encoding cation diffusion facilitator family transporter, whose protein sequence is MAHDLHDSAHSHAGHNHGPTVLTSVNRALIIGAVLNSVYVVVEFAMGFYYNSLALIADAGHNLSDVASLLLSLLAFRLARVRQTPSFTYGYRKSTVLASLTNAVILLVTIGAILWESIQRFKHPEPVAGGPVAWVAGFGILINASSALLFFRDKDHDLNVKGAYLHLAADALVSLGVVIAGVIISYTGWVWLDPAIGLAVAAVILGSTWGLLNDSLRLSLDGVPADIDLPAVLADLRTVAGVRDVHHVHVWAMSTTENALTAHLVLQPGLSDSAETALKADVRHRLLHRNIGHATLETEVTTEADCGAEDC
- a CDS encoding NAD(P)/FAD-dependent oxidoreductase yields the protein MGTTDTFDVVVVGGSYAGLSAALLLGRSLRKVLVIDSGQPCNRQTPHSHSYLTRDGETPAQIAAIAKEQLLQYPTVSFVNDLATVARPESSGFIVETAAGHQFRSRKLLLATGIHDIMPAIDGFAECWGRSILHCPYCHGYEVHGQRLGIIANGDIANKMVRLIQHWSPDLTLFTNGPATLTAEQWQTTQQLGIPVIETEIVAVEHQQGQLKNLRFPDGSIHELDAIFSPVPFRQHSELAAQLGCDFDESGLIKIGEFGQTNIPGLYAAGDNSTPFRQVSIAATNGGKAGVWMNHELIDEDLAHRLHTSVLN